A genomic segment from Desulfurispirillum indicum S5 encodes:
- the hisD gene encoding histidinol dehydrogenase, producing MLSILSRNDAQFDAKISHILSRGQSQDQAVEEVVRTILEDVQQHGDEALIRYTSRFDNLDLNATGLALNGGTIEACRSEISTRQYQALERAAANIRSFHERQKRNSWMEQDPVNGNILGQRYRPLDSVGIYVPGGKAAYPSSVLMNAIPAQVAGVERIVMVVPTPDGYVNPAVMVAAHIAGVSEIYRVGGAQAVGALAYGTQTIAPVDKIVGPGNIYVATAKRMVFGRVDIDMIAGPSEILIIADRGADPRHIAIDMLSQAEHDELASAVLITDCEELAQKTAKALEDELAILPRRDIARKSLESYGAIIVVPDLLEAARVSNQIAPEHLELSVADPFWLLHAIKHAGAIFMGYHTSEAVGDYIAGPNHVLPTGGTARFFSPLNVDDFVKKSSLVYYTPMGLEEVARDVEILTAMEGLDAHGRSVSYRVRK from the coding sequence GTGCTTTCCATACTCTCACGCAACGATGCTCAGTTTGATGCAAAGATATCTCACATTCTCTCCCGGGGCCAGTCGCAGGACCAGGCTGTGGAAGAGGTGGTTCGCACTATACTCGAAGATGTTCAGCAACATGGCGACGAAGCCCTTATACGGTATACCAGCCGTTTTGACAATCTGGATCTGAATGCCACGGGCCTTGCCCTCAACGGCGGCACCATCGAGGCCTGCCGCTCCGAAATCTCCACCCGGCAGTACCAGGCCCTGGAAAGGGCGGCAGCTAATATCCGCTCCTTCCACGAGCGGCAGAAGCGTAACAGCTGGATGGAGCAGGATCCAGTGAATGGTAATATCCTGGGCCAGCGTTACCGTCCGCTGGACTCCGTGGGGATCTATGTTCCCGGTGGCAAGGCCGCCTATCCCAGCAGTGTGCTGATGAACGCCATTCCGGCTCAGGTTGCCGGGGTTGAGCGGATTGTCATGGTGGTGCCAACGCCCGATGGGTATGTGAATCCGGCGGTGATGGTGGCAGCCCATATCGCGGGGGTGTCGGAGATCTACCGGGTGGGCGGAGCCCAGGCGGTGGGGGCCCTGGCCTATGGTACCCAGACCATTGCTCCGGTGGACAAGATTGTCGGCCCTGGCAATATCTATGTGGCTACGGCCAAACGCATGGTCTTTGGCCGCGTGGATATTGATATGATTGCCGGGCCCAGTGAAATACTGATTATTGCCGACAGGGGAGCGGATCCCCGTCATATCGCCATTGATATGCTCTCCCAGGCGGAGCACGATGAGCTGGCCTCGGCGGTATTGATTACCGACTGCGAAGAGCTGGCCCAGAAAACGGCCAAGGCCCTGGAGGACGAGCTGGCCATTCTGCCGCGTCGTGATATTGCCCGCAAGAGCCTGGAGAGCTATGGCGCCATCATTGTGGTTCCCGATCTGCTGGAGGCTGCCCGGGTCAGCAATCAGATTGCGCCTGAGCACCTGGAGCTCTCGGTAGCCGATCCTTTCTGGCTGCTGCACGCTATCAAGCATGCGGGCGCCATCTTCATGGGATACCACACCAGCGAAGCAGTGGGTGACTATATCGCCGGCCCCAACCATGTTCTGCCCACTGGCGGAACAGCGCGCTTTTTCAGCCCCCTCAATGTGGATGACTTTGTCAAGAAATCCTCGCTGGTGTACTACACGCCCATGGGCCTGGAAGAGGTGGCCCGCGATGTGGAAATTCTCACCGCCATGGAAGGGCTGGATGCCCATGGTCGCAGCGTCAGTTACCGGGTGAGAAAGTAG
- a CDS encoding histidine phosphatase family protein translates to MPTAAPLKTYYLARHGQVEEAFHGIFYGWLDPGLSDLGHQQAGRLAHHLNTLELAFDACYSSDLQRCHHSLQTMALHGARLPDPLVLPGLREKNMGKAEGLPFHQVLQQYPHLHPKGRNWLEVEEGESLAQFTRRVQTAWEEVRRSAPAGNSLIMCHGGVIRVVVAHLLHCPLRALSHMRVDHCSLTIIEEYEDSLALRSLNRQIHLS, encoded by the coding sequence ATGCCAACGGCTGCCCCCCTCAAGACCTACTATCTGGCCCGCCATGGGCAAGTGGAAGAAGCCTTCCACGGAATCTTTTACGGCTGGCTCGACCCCGGACTCTCAGACCTCGGACACCAGCAGGCCGGCAGGCTGGCCCACCACCTGAACACCCTGGAGCTCGCCTTTGACGCCTGCTACAGCTCCGATCTGCAGCGCTGCCACCACTCCCTGCAGACCATGGCCCTGCACGGCGCTCGCCTTCCCGATCCCCTGGTATTGCCGGGACTGCGCGAAAAGAACATGGGCAAAGCCGAAGGACTGCCATTCCATCAGGTGCTGCAGCAGTACCCGCACCTGCACCCCAAGGGACGCAACTGGCTGGAGGTGGAAGAGGGCGAAAGCCTGGCCCAGTTCACCAGACGGGTGCAGACCGCCTGGGAAGAAGTGCGCCGCAGCGCCCCGGCCGGCAACTCCTTGATCATGTGCCACGGAGGAGTGATCCGCGTCGTCGTGGCGCACCTGCTGCACTGCCCTCTGCGCGCCCTCTCCCATATGCGGGTGGACCACTGCTCCCTGACCATCATCGAGGAGTACGAGGACAGCCTGGCCCTGCGCAGCCTCAACCGACAAATCCACCTCTCATAG
- a CDS encoding TRAP transporter substrate-binding protein: protein MRKILLILFALLFFPFLAIGSEDPTASWQPKFDPSGAKYTYILSNVSHPAIEGVAVGYRIRDRVWERTNGQLYVDFRPLAQLGGERDVLSKLRMGAVHGMLCSSVAAANLNDRLGLVNLPFVINSFDRLEAFRENEELFSTFQEAPLQQGVLAIDVTTYGTYGWASRTPVNTLEEARRVNFRIAEAPVNIDIYRAWNLRFTVMPWPDVPQALQTGVIDGLDHTPTTLNISRKFDIAKHYTHVDYAQGLYVHLTNKRWLDRLPEDIREIFLEVVAEESAIARQKGRQQQEDQIAAAKANGVTFVRLGEEDLQTLERMAKPVYEQWEPRIGSEYVQQVREYLKDK, encoded by the coding sequence ATGCGCAAAATACTTTTGATTCTGTTTGCTCTGTTGTTTTTTCCCTTCCTGGCCATTGGTTCCGAAGATCCGACGGCTTCCTGGCAACCTAAATTCGACCCCAGTGGCGCCAAATACACCTATATTCTCTCCAATGTTTCCCACCCTGCCATTGAAGGCGTAGCGGTGGGCTATCGCATTCGCGACCGGGTGTGGGAGCGCACCAATGGTCAGCTTTATGTGGATTTCCGCCCCCTGGCCCAGCTTGGTGGCGAGCGCGATGTGCTGAGTAAACTGCGCATGGGTGCGGTGCACGGTATGCTCTGTTCATCGGTGGCGGCGGCGAACCTGAATGACCGTCTGGGCCTGGTGAACCTGCCTTTCGTCATCAACAGCTTTGACCGCCTGGAGGCCTTCCGGGAAAATGAGGAACTGTTCAGTACCTTTCAGGAAGCGCCTCTGCAGCAGGGGGTGCTGGCTATCGACGTGACCACCTACGGCACCTACGGCTGGGCGTCCCGCACGCCGGTGAATACGCTGGAAGAGGCGCGGCGGGTAAACTTCCGCATTGCCGAGGCTCCAGTGAATATCGATATCTACCGCGCCTGGAACCTGCGCTTCACCGTCATGCCCTGGCCCGATGTCCCCCAGGCCCTGCAGACCGGCGTTATTGACGGGCTGGATCACACCCCCACCACGCTGAATATCTCGCGCAAGTTTGATATCGCCAAGCACTACACCCATGTGGATTACGCCCAGGGCCTCTATGTACACCTGACCAACAAGCGCTGGCTGGACCGTCTGCCCGAGGATATCCGTGAGATATTCCTGGAAGTGGTGGCCGAGGAAAGCGCCATTGCCCGCCAGAAGGGTCGTCAGCAGCAGGAAGACCAGATCGCGGCAGCCAAGGCAAACGGAGTCACCTTTGTGCGCCTGGGTGAGGAGGATCTGCAAACCCTGGAGCGTATGGCCAAGCCGGTGTATGAGCAGTGGGAGCCCCGCATTGGCAGCGAGTACGTTCAGCAGGTGCGGGAGTACCTGAAGGACAAGTAG
- a CDS encoding SAM-dependent methyltransferase — MLKTFEDVVLALAHCYPEVNGAFRLWNGRTVTIGNHPPCFTLHLHSEQAARRLLREGSLGFGEEYMAGTIDIEGDIQQLLRLGMDRRFRDTCIPVSTKARIFLEHLRSLNTIHQSRTNISSHYDHGNDFYQLWLDTSLAYSCAYFRTPQDSLEAAQQQKYELICRKLRLQPGETLLDIGCGWGGMMVYAARHYQAHVRGITLSEQQYEYTRERIRREGLGNQLEVRLQDYRDTEGQFDKFVSIGMFEHVGKKFIPTYMQKVHALLKPGGLGLLHTIGKDNGIGKNDRGDPWISRYIFPGGYIPLLDEILRAMGNRDLVALDMENLRLHYALTLGHWIHRFEQQVDRIQAMTDESFVRMWRIYFHYCQATFQWGQTRLYQILFSKGLQNDYPLTRNHMQVAGNITENP, encoded by the coding sequence ATGCTCAAAACCTTCGAGGACGTCGTCCTGGCACTGGCCCACTGCTATCCGGAAGTCAACGGCGCCTTCCGACTGTGGAACGGCAGAACCGTCACCATCGGCAACCATCCACCCTGCTTTACCCTGCACCTCCACTCCGAACAGGCGGCACGCCGCCTGCTGCGCGAAGGCTCACTGGGCTTCGGCGAAGAGTACATGGCTGGCACCATCGACATAGAGGGCGACATCCAGCAGCTGTTGCGCCTGGGAATGGACAGGCGCTTCCGGGACACCTGTATCCCCGTCAGCACCAAAGCCCGCATCTTCCTTGAACACCTGCGTTCCCTTAACACCATTCACCAGTCACGGACCAACATTTCCTCTCACTACGATCACGGCAATGACTTCTACCAGCTGTGGCTTGATACAAGCCTGGCTTACTCCTGTGCTTATTTCCGGACACCTCAGGACAGCCTGGAGGCGGCCCAGCAGCAGAAGTACGAGCTGATCTGCCGCAAGCTTCGCCTGCAGCCGGGAGAGACCCTGCTGGATATCGGCTGCGGTTGGGGTGGCATGATGGTATATGCCGCCCGCCACTACCAGGCGCACGTTCGGGGAATAACCCTTTCAGAGCAACAGTACGAGTACACCCGCGAACGTATCCGGCGCGAAGGACTGGGAAATCAACTTGAAGTGCGCCTGCAGGATTACCGCGATACTGAGGGCCAATTTGACAAATTTGTCTCCATCGGGATGTTCGAACACGTGGGGAAGAAATTCATACCGACCTACATGCAAAAGGTGCATGCGCTCCTGAAACCCGGAGGCCTGGGCCTGCTCCACACCATCGGCAAGGACAATGGCATCGGCAAAAACGACAGAGGCGACCCCTGGATATCCCGCTATATCTTTCCCGGCGGTTACATTCCCCTGCTGGACGAGATACTCAGAGCCATGGGCAACCGTGACCTGGTGGCCCTGGACATGGAAAACCTGCGCCTGCACTATGCCTTGACCCTGGGCCACTGGATTCACCGCTTTGAGCAACAGGTGGACAGAATCCAGGCCATGACCGATGAAAGCTTCGTGCGCATGTGGCGCATCTACTTCCACTACTGCCAGGCCACCTTCCAGTGGGGCCAGACCCGCCTCTACCAGATTCTCTTCAGTAAGGGCCTGCAGAATGACTATCCCCTGACCCGCAACCACATGCAGGTTGCGGGGAATATCACCGAAAACCCTTGA
- a CDS encoding SLAC1 anion channel family protein — MSAQENNLCLENLPIPLYGSVMGLTGLAMALAHFEHRHGDPFWSQILLYAVSAWFVVLSIAYLAKWARYPAEVNKEYQHPVRMNFFPAISISLLLLSIGYLEIHHGLSAALWYTGTLLHLFFLLRTLRVWFFRGLQMQTFNPAWFIPVVGTILVPVAGVSHAPVEISWFFFSVGIIFWVALLGITLNRVIFHNGLPPKLLPTLFILIAPPAVGFIAYIKLTGSLDAFAQLLYFHGLFMTLLVLTFTDRFVRLPFFLSWWAYTFPLAAASLSSFLYASLTSSAFFATLASALLILLALVIVIVGARTIKAAARKELCVPEE, encoded by the coding sequence ATGTCCGCTCAGGAAAACAATCTCTGCCTGGAAAATCTACCCATACCCCTCTACGGCTCCGTCATGGGCCTGACCGGCCTGGCCATGGCGCTGGCCCACTTCGAGCACCGCCATGGTGATCCCTTCTGGTCCCAGATACTCCTGTACGCCGTCAGCGCCTGGTTTGTGGTGCTCAGCATCGCCTACCTGGCCAAATGGGCCAGGTACCCCGCCGAAGTCAACAAGGAGTACCAGCACCCCGTGCGCATGAACTTCTTCCCCGCCATATCCATCTCCCTGCTGCTGCTGTCCATCGGCTATCTGGAGATCCACCACGGACTTTCGGCAGCCCTGTGGTACACCGGAACCCTGCTGCACCTGTTTTTCCTGCTGCGTACCCTGCGGGTCTGGTTCTTCCGTGGCCTGCAGATGCAGACCTTCAACCCCGCCTGGTTCATCCCGGTGGTGGGCACTATCCTGGTGCCCGTGGCCGGCGTCAGCCATGCCCCCGTGGAAATATCCTGGTTCTTCTTCAGCGTCGGCATCATCTTCTGGGTCGCCCTGCTGGGCATCACCCTCAACCGGGTGATCTTCCACAACGGCCTGCCACCGAAGCTCCTGCCCACCCTCTTTATCCTGATCGCCCCACCCGCCGTGGGCTTTATCGCCTACATCAAGCTGACCGGCAGCCTGGACGCCTTCGCCCAGCTGCTCTACTTCCACGGCCTGTTCATGACCCTGCTGGTGCTCACCTTCACCGACCGCTTTGTGCGGCTGCCCTTCTTCCTCTCCTGGTGGGCCTACACCTTCCCCCTGGCCGCAGCGTCCCTCTCCAGCTTCCTCTACGCCAGCCTCACCAGTAGTGCCTTTTTCGCAACACTGGCAAGCGCCCTGCTGATACTGCTGGCGCTGGTCATCGTCATCGTTGGCGCCAGGACCATCAAGGCCGCTGCCCGCAAGGAGTTGTGTGTGCCGGAGGAGTAA
- a CDS encoding MDR family oxidoreductase — MRALLIEKDDQGYRAAVQNVDEANLPAGDVTVEVAYSTLNYKDALAITGKGPVVRQFPMVPGIDLAGRVTQSDSPDFKPGDEVILNGFGVGELHWGGLAGKARVKSEWLIPLPKAFSARQAMVIGTAGYTAMLCVMALEQHGVTPERGEVLVTGAAGGVGSVAIALLAKRGFTVVASSGRSEEAEYLRTLGAAEVLDRSILSEPGKPLQKERWAGVVDAVGSHTLANACASTRYGGVVTACGLAQGMDFSATVAPFILRGVTLAGIDSVYCPREKRLQAWDLLARELDPKLLELVAREISLEEAVAVSGELLQGKVRGRIVVDVTR; from the coding sequence ATGCGAGCACTACTTATCGAAAAGGACGACCAGGGATATCGCGCTGCGGTGCAGAATGTGGATGAGGCCAACCTGCCAGCGGGCGATGTGACGGTGGAGGTGGCGTACTCGACCCTGAACTACAAGGACGCCCTGGCGATTACGGGCAAGGGGCCGGTGGTGCGCCAGTTTCCCATGGTGCCGGGGATAGACCTGGCGGGAAGGGTGACCCAGAGCGACAGCCCCGATTTCAAGCCTGGCGATGAGGTGATTCTCAACGGCTTTGGCGTGGGGGAGCTGCACTGGGGCGGCCTGGCGGGTAAGGCGCGAGTGAAGAGCGAGTGGCTGATTCCGCTGCCCAAGGCTTTCAGCGCCCGTCAGGCCATGGTGATTGGCACGGCGGGTTATACGGCCATGCTGTGTGTGATGGCGCTGGAGCAGCATGGAGTGACCCCTGAGCGTGGCGAAGTGCTGGTGACAGGGGCTGCCGGTGGCGTGGGCAGTGTGGCCATCGCCCTGCTGGCAAAGCGCGGCTTCACGGTAGTGGCCTCCAGCGGGCGTTCGGAAGAAGCGGAGTACCTGCGCACCCTGGGGGCGGCGGAAGTTCTCGACCGCTCCATACTGTCGGAGCCCGGCAAGCCTTTGCAGAAGGAGCGCTGGGCGGGCGTGGTGGACGCGGTGGGCAGCCATACCCTGGCCAATGCCTGCGCCAGTACCCGTTACGGCGGCGTGGTCACCGCCTGTGGCCTGGCCCAGGGCATGGATTTTTCCGCCACCGTGGCACCGTTTATCCTGCGCGGCGTGACCCTGGCAGGCATCGACAGCGTCTACTGCCCCCGTGAAAAACGCCTGCAGGCGTGGGATCTGCTGGCCCGTGAACTGGACCCCAAACTGCTGGAACTGGTAGCGCGGGAAATCAGCCTGGAAGAGGCCGTGGCGGTCAGTGGGGAGCTGCTGCAGGGGAAGGTGCGTGGACGAATTGTTGTGGACGTAACCCGCTGA
- a CDS encoding TetR/AcrR family transcriptional regulator: METIHEPKRRGRPRKDDTSRGDVRQALIRSGMEIFTEKGFATAGLDEILKRVGVPKGSFYYYFASKEEFGLAVIDAYAAFFLHKLERWLGNEKRSPLQRMADFAADAMAGMEQYDFRRGCLIGNLGQEVGSLPEPYRARLEEVFTQWQQRVARCLEEAQQQGAIGADADCEQWAEFFWIGWEGAVLRARLVRSVQPMEQFSGMFLRMVSGGCS, translated from the coding sequence ATGGAAACTATACACGAACCAAAACGCCGGGGCCGCCCCCGCAAAGATGACACCAGCCGTGGGGATGTCCGCCAGGCTCTGATCCGCTCGGGCATGGAGATATTCACCGAGAAGGGATTTGCCACCGCCGGGCTGGACGAAATCCTGAAGCGGGTGGGTGTGCCCAAGGGGTCATTTTACTACTACTTCGCCAGCAAAGAGGAGTTTGGCCTGGCGGTGATTGACGCCTATGCCGCCTTCTTCCTGCACAAGCTGGAGCGCTGGCTGGGCAATGAAAAGCGCTCGCCCCTGCAGCGCATGGCGGACTTCGCCGCCGATGCCATGGCCGGGATGGAGCAGTACGACTTTCGCCGGGGCTGCCTCATCGGCAACCTGGGCCAGGAGGTGGGTTCCCTGCCCGAGCCGTACCGGGCGCGCCTGGAGGAAGTCTTCACCCAGTGGCAGCAGCGGGTCGCCCGCTGCCTGGAGGAAGCGCAGCAGCAGGGAGCCATTGGAGCCGATGCCGACTGTGAGCAGTGGGCGGAGTTTTTCTGGATCGGCTGGGAGGGCGCGGTGCTGCGCGCCCGGCTGGTGCGCAGTGTGCAGCCCATGGAGCAGTTCAGCGGGATGTTTTTGCGGATGGTGTCAGGTGGCTGTTCGTAA
- the hoxE gene encoding bidirectional hydrogenase complex protein HoxE: MPDTAPSPGSATTDDPRIRLVERTLKRYARQPDALIEVLHTAQEAYGYLPEGILTHVARELDLPESQVMGVATFYHFFSLRPRGEHSCIVCTGTACYVKGAGEIVSAVEKEYGITAGQTTPDGKLSLGAARCLGNCSLAPMLTLDDEVLGRETPEGTLEKLRQHIAAGRGEPT, translated from the coding sequence ATGCCAGACACCGCCCCCTCCCCCGGTTCAGCCACCACCGATGATCCCCGTATACGCCTGGTGGAGCGCACCCTCAAGCGCTATGCCCGCCAGCCCGACGCCCTGATTGAAGTCCTCCATACCGCCCAGGAGGCCTACGGCTACCTGCCCGAGGGGATCCTCACCCACGTGGCCCGCGAGCTGGACCTGCCCGAAAGCCAGGTCATGGGCGTGGCCACCTTCTACCACTTCTTCTCCCTGCGCCCCCGTGGCGAACACAGCTGCATCGTCTGCACCGGCACCGCCTGCTATGTCAAGGGCGCGGGGGAGATCGTCAGCGCCGTGGAAAAGGAGTACGGCATCACCGCCGGACAAACCACCCCCGACGGCAAGCTGAGCCTGGGCGCGGCCCGCTGTCTGGGCAACTGCAGCCTGGCCCCCATGCTGACCCTGGATGACGAAGTGCTGGGCCGCGAAACCCCTGAAGGAACGCTGGAAAAGCTCCGCCAGCACATAGCCGCAGGCAGGGGAGAACCAACATGA
- a CDS encoding NuoF family protein — protein MNRLELQERAEELAQKRQQCQLRILVCCSTPCLSSGAAAIKSALESAVAEHQADMAIEAVATGCMGPCSRGPVLTVQQPGAADTVYEHVTGEFAVELVQHYARTGTLPTQQQVPTDLPFFQRQHKLVLENSGLIDPENIDDYIAAGGYSALALALTEMTPEEVCDAITKSGLRGRGGGGYPTGVKWQLVRKAPGERKFVVANGDEGDPGAYMDRTLMESDPHRLLEGMAIAGYASGAQHGYLYVRGEYPVAAERLRKAIKDAQKAGILGNQVLGSRFSFTLEVRIGAGAFVCGEETALMASITGKRGQPVPRPPYPAQRGLWGCPTLINNVETFGSVANIVRDGWEAFAAIGTPKSRGTKIFALCGEVENTGLIEVPMGISLREVVFDIGGGLGEGKTFKAAQTGGPSGGCIPIQHLDTPMDYESLQELGSIMGSGGLIVMGQNTCMVDVAKFFMEFSLDESCGKCTPCRAGTAQLYRLLTNIGNGSATIEDMDHLENLCAMVRDTSLCGLGITAPNPVLGTLQYFRDEYLAHIEKRHCPAGICSMSEVPHLHMADELLRRIAAGRLNGEAL, from the coding sequence ATGAACCGCCTGGAACTGCAGGAACGAGCCGAAGAGCTGGCCCAGAAACGCCAGCAGTGCCAGCTGCGCATCCTCGTCTGCTGCAGCACCCCCTGCCTCTCCTCGGGGGCAGCCGCCATCAAGAGCGCCCTGGAAAGTGCCGTGGCCGAACACCAGGCCGACATGGCCATTGAAGCCGTTGCCACTGGCTGCATGGGCCCCTGCAGTCGCGGACCCGTGCTCACCGTGCAACAGCCTGGCGCTGCTGACACCGTGTACGAGCACGTTACCGGCGAATTTGCTGTGGAGCTGGTGCAGCACTACGCCCGCACCGGCACCCTTCCCACCCAACAGCAGGTGCCCACCGACCTGCCCTTTTTCCAGCGGCAGCACAAGCTGGTACTGGAGAACAGCGGCCTCATCGACCCCGAAAATATTGACGACTATATCGCCGCCGGAGGCTACAGCGCCCTGGCCCTGGCCCTCACCGAGATGACCCCCGAAGAAGTGTGCGACGCCATCACCAAAAGCGGCCTGCGAGGCCGGGGTGGCGGCGGCTACCCCACCGGCGTCAAATGGCAGCTGGTGCGCAAGGCCCCCGGCGAACGCAAATTCGTCGTCGCCAACGGCGACGAAGGCGACCCCGGTGCCTACATGGATCGCACCCTCATGGAATCGGACCCCCACCGCCTGCTGGAAGGCATGGCCATCGCCGGTTACGCCAGCGGCGCCCAGCACGGCTACCTGTACGTGCGCGGCGAATACCCCGTTGCCGCCGAGCGCCTGCGCAAAGCCATCAAGGACGCCCAGAAAGCGGGAATCCTCGGCAATCAGGTGCTGGGCAGCCGCTTCTCCTTCACCCTGGAAGTGCGCATCGGAGCCGGAGCCTTCGTGTGCGGCGAAGAGACCGCCCTCATGGCCTCCATCACCGGCAAACGCGGCCAGCCCGTCCCCAGGCCGCCCTACCCCGCCCAGCGGGGCCTGTGGGGCTGCCCCACCCTCATCAACAACGTGGAAACCTTCGGTAGCGTCGCCAATATCGTCCGCGACGGCTGGGAAGCCTTCGCCGCCATCGGCACCCCCAAGAGCCGTGGCACCAAAATCTTCGCCCTGTGCGGCGAAGTGGAAAACACCGGCCTCATCGAAGTGCCCATGGGCATCTCCCTGCGCGAAGTGGTCTTTGACATCGGCGGCGGCCTGGGTGAAGGCAAAACCTTCAAAGCTGCCCAGACCGGCGGCCCCAGCGGCGGCTGCATCCCCATCCAACACCTGGATACCCCCATGGACTACGAAAGCCTGCAGGAACTGGGCTCCATCATGGGCTCCGGCGGCCTGATCGTCATGGGCCAGAACACCTGCATGGTAGACGTCGCCAAATTCTTCATGGAATTCAGCCTCGACGAAAGCTGCGGCAAGTGCACCCCCTGCCGCGCCGGAACCGCCCAGCTCTACCGGCTGCTCACCAACATCGGCAACGGCAGCGCCACCATCGAGGACATGGACCACCTGGAAAACCTGTGCGCCATGGTGCGCGACACCTCCCTGTGCGGCCTGGGCATCACCGCCCCCAACCCCGTGCTGGGAACCCTGCAGTACTTCCGCGACGAATACCTGGCCCACATTGAAAAACGCCACTGCCCCGCCGGAATCTGCTCCATGAGCGAAGTCCCCCACCTGCACATGGCCGACGAACTCCTGCGGCGCATTGCCGCCGGACGACTGAACGGGGAGGCCCTCTGA
- the hoxU gene encoding bidirectional hydrogenase complex protein HoxU: MSVITLTINNELLSARSGQSLLEVIREHNIDLPTLCHAEGLEEWGGCRLCVVDIQGWGRPQPACTTEAQEGMVITTHNDRLNEYRRMIIELLLAERNHACAVCVLSGHCELQSNAARLGVDHVRFDYLFPQLTMDTSHSRFGLDHNRCILCTRCVRVCRDVEGACTWEIAGRGFTSRVVADLDRPWGKSTTCTDCGKCVQLCPTGALFRKGATVSEMQKEKSFLERIMGNRQKGK, translated from the coding sequence ATGTCCGTTATCACCCTCACCATCAATAACGAACTCCTCAGCGCCCGCAGCGGCCAGAGCCTGCTGGAAGTCATCCGTGAACACAACATCGACCTGCCCACCCTCTGCCACGCCGAAGGGCTGGAAGAGTGGGGCGGCTGCCGCCTGTGCGTCGTGGACATCCAGGGCTGGGGACGCCCCCAACCCGCCTGCACCACCGAAGCCCAGGAAGGCATGGTCATCACCACCCATAACGACCGCCTCAACGAATACCGCCGCATGATCATCGAACTGCTACTGGCCGAACGCAACCACGCCTGCGCCGTCTGCGTACTCAGCGGACACTGCGAACTGCAAAGCAACGCCGCCAGGCTCGGCGTCGACCACGTGCGCTTCGACTACCTCTTCCCCCAACTCACCATGGACACCAGCCACAGCCGATTCGGCCTCGACCACAACCGCTGCATCCTCTGCACCCGCTGCGTGCGCGTCTGCCGCGACGTGGAAGGCGCCTGCACCTGGGAAATCGCCGGACGAGGCTTCACCAGCCGCGTCGTCGCCGACCTGGACCGCCCCTGGGGCAAAAGCACCACCTGCACCGACTGCGGCAAATGCGTCCAGCTCTGCCCCACCGGAGCCCTCTTCCGCAAAGGTGCCACCGTCAGTGAAATGCAGAAGGAAAAGTCGTTCCTGGAAAGGATTATGGGGAACAGGCAGAAAGGAAAGTGA
- a CDS encoding NADP oxidoreductase → MNKKLRLATVWFGGCSGCHMSFLDLHEKLLDLAQHVEVVYSPLADTKEFPKGVDITIAEGAITNVENLELLEQVRQHTTTLVSLGDCAITGNVTSLRNFFPVSDLLNAVYHAGPGTAPHGSEAVKELPALLPKVLPIHQVVKVDGFIPGCPPEPQAIWQAMEALLSGKPVELGVEQRVFG, encoded by the coding sequence ATGAACAAAAAACTGCGCCTCGCCACCGTCTGGTTCGGTGGCTGCTCCGGCTGCCACATGAGCTTTCTGGACCTCCACGAAAAACTGCTGGACCTCGCCCAGCACGTGGAAGTCGTCTACAGCCCCCTCGCCGACACCAAGGAATTCCCCAAGGGCGTGGACATCACCATCGCCGAAGGTGCCATCACCAACGTGGAAAACCTGGAACTGCTGGAACAAGTGCGCCAGCACACCACCACCCTCGTCAGCCTCGGCGACTGCGCCATCACCGGCAACGTCACCAGCCTGCGCAACTTCTTCCCCGTCAGCGACCTCCTCAACGCCGTCTACCACGCCGGACCCGGCACCGCCCCCCATGGCAGCGAAGCCGTCAAGGAACTTCCCGCCCTGCTGCCCAAAGTACTGCCCATCCATCAGGTAGTAAAAGTGGATGGATTTATCCCTGGCTGCCCACCAGAACCCCAGGCCATCTGGCAAGCCATGGAGGCACTGCTGAGTGGAAAGCCAGTGGAGTTAGGGGTGGAGCAGAGGGTGTTTGGGTGA